In Myxosarcina sp. GI1, one genomic interval encodes:
- a CDS encoding DUF86 domain-containing protein has translation MSSRDLRRRLQDILAMCAEIATFTAGMSFADFERDPKTIKAVLYNLAVIGEVASQLLPEVELLYPEIPWVDIRGIRNLIIHEYFRVNLNIVWETIQTDLPLLVHQLEELIENLDKES, from the coding sequence GTGTCTTCTAGAGATTTGCGCCGACGACTTCAGGATATTCTGGCAATGTGTGCTGAAATTGCAACTTTTACAGCAGGAATGTCTTTTGCTGATTTTGAACGAGATCCGAAAACGATAAAAGCGGTTTTGTATAATTTGGCAGTCATTGGCGAAGTAGCTAGTCAACTTTTGCCAGAAGTAGAATTGTTGTATCCAGAAATTCCTTGGGTAGATATTCGTGGAATTCGTAACTTGATAATTCACGAGTATTTCCGGGTAAATTTAAATATTGTTTGGGAAACAATTCAAACTGATTTACCGTTATTAGTGCATCAGCTAGAAGAATTAATAGAAAATTTAGACAAAGAAAGTTAG
- a CDS encoding nucleotidyltransferase family protein produces the protein MENHKRSLKRDDVLIRLNRYKPNLEEFQVKSLLLFGSVARDDANTESDVDLLVEFEQTIGLFTFVRLKRYLEKILDCPVDLGTLDSLKAHLREKVLQEAVRVF, from the coding sequence ATGGAAAATCATAAGCGATCGCTCAAGCGAGATGATGTACTGATACGATTGAACAGATACAAACCCAATTTGGAAGAATTTCAAGTTAAGTCTCTCTTGCTTTTTGGCTCAGTGGCACGAGATGACGCAAATACCGAAAGCGATGTAGATTTATTAGTTGAATTCGAGCAAACTATAGGTTTATTTACCTTTGTTCGCTTAAAACGATATTTAGAGAAGATTTTGGACTGTCCAGTTGATTTGGGAACACTTGATTCTTTAAAAGCACATTTACGAGAAAAAGTTTTACAGGAGGCGGTGCGTGTCTTCTAG